In Luteibaculum oceani, the following are encoded in one genomic region:
- a CDS encoding ABC transporter permease, translated as MGSQSTQQINTSTNPHQDQWTTIIEPQRSLFHINFREIWRYRDLLQMFVRRDVVTIYKQTILGPIWFLVQPIMTTLIYMLVFGRIAQISTDGTPQILFYLAGITIWNYFSETFNQTSKTFKENENIFGKVYFPRLIMPLSKVVGGLIKFGIQFALFICVFVYLWMRGAEVNPNETLLLLPLLLILMAGYGLGAGIIFTSLTAKYRDLNFLLTFIVQLMMYASAVVFPVSTVPEQYKTLILLNPFVHIIETFKYMFLGAGHFIWEGIGYSTGLMLVVLLVGVLIFNKTEKTFVDTV; from the coding sequence ATGGGCTCTCAATCAACTCAACAAATCAACACTTCAACAAATCCACATCAAGACCAGTGGACTACGATCATCGAACCCCAACGCTCCCTATTCCACATCAACTTCCGTGAAATCTGGCGCTACCGCGACTTATTACAAATGTTCGTGCGTAGAGACGTGGTAACTATATACAAGCAAACCATCCTTGGACCAATTTGGTTTTTGGTACAACCCATTATGACCACCTTGATCTACATGCTGGTTTTTGGGCGGATAGCACAAATTTCAACGGACGGAACACCTCAGATTCTATTCTACCTAGCTGGAATTACCATTTGGAATTATTTTTCAGAGACTTTTAACCAAACCTCGAAGACCTTTAAAGAGAATGAAAACATCTTTGGGAAGGTCTACTTTCCAAGGCTTATTATGCCTTTAAGTAAGGTGGTTGGAGGACTAATAAAGTTTGGAATTCAGTTTGCCTTGTTTATCTGTGTATTTGTGTATTTGTGGATGCGAGGAGCTGAGGTAAATCCTAACGAGACCCTGTTGCTGCTACCCCTCTTGCTTATTCTGATGGCAGGCTATGGTTTAGGCGCGGGAATCATTTTCACTTCCTTAACCGCCAAATACCGTGACTTAAATTTCTTATTGACCTTCATCGTACAGTTAATGATGTACGCCTCCGCTGTGGTTTTTCCAGTGTCTACGGTGCCAGAGCAATACAAAACATTGATTTTACTAAATCCTTTTGTACACATCATCGAAACCTTTAAGTACATGTTCCTCGGAGCAGGTCATTTCATCTGGGAAGGCATAGGCTACAGCACAGGACTAATGTTGGTAGTGCTACTTGTAGGAGTTTTGATATTTAATAAAACCGAGAAGACTTTCGTGGATACCGTTTAA
- a CDS encoding four helix bundle protein, producing the protein MEGHSYPFEKLEVWNLARNLSKRIYSITTDYPSSEQFGLVNQMPRAVVSVTSNIAEGTSRTSGKDQARFTQLAYSSLMELLNQLILSTDFGFLSQEKLQQIRNDISEISNKLNALRKYQLKQ; encoded by the coding sequence ATGGAAGGTCACAGCTACCCTTTTGAAAAACTTGAAGTCTGGAATTTGGCAAGAAATCTTTCCAAAAGAATTTATAGCATAACGACCGACTATCCGAGCAGCGAACAGTTTGGTTTGGTTAATCAGATGCCAAGAGCAGTTGTATCCGTGACCTCAAACATAGCTGAAGGAACAAGTAGGACTTCAGGAAAAGATCAGGCTAGATTTACTCAATTAGCTTATTCCTCATTAATGGAATTGCTAAATCAACTCATATTAAGCACAGATTTTGGTTTTCTTTCGCAAGAAAAATTACAGCAGATAAGAAACGATATTTCTGAGATTTCTAACAAGTTGAATGCGCTCAGAAAATATCAGCTAAAACAATAG
- a CDS encoding four helix bundle protein, whose protein sequence is MHFLYISRGSLYETVTLLTVLQKLNWISAEKVNQLEQEAIEIAKMLNGLIKSIKTS, encoded by the coding sequence ATTCACTTTTTATATATCTCAAGAGGTTCTTTATATGAAACCGTAACACTATTGACGGTATTACAAAAATTAAACTGGATTTCAGCTGAGAAGGTAAATCAGCTTGAGCAGGAGGCAATTGAAATAGCTAAAATGCTAAATGGATTGATAAAATCTATAAAAACCAGTTGA
- a CDS encoding sulfate adenylyltransferase subunit 1, whose amino-acid sequence MSQVNTYLNRDLLRFSTAGSVDDGKSTLIGRLLFDSKSIFQDQLDSIENTSKKKGLEHIDLSLLTDGLKDEREQGITIDVAYRYFSTPKRKFIIADTPGHIQYTRNMVTGASTANAAIILIDARNGVVEQTKRHTFIASLLNIPHLIVCVNKMDLVDYKEEAYENIIAQFKELESKLTIQDIRFIPISALVGDNVVERGENMTWYQGSTLLHTLESLPVSNYQNLRDFRLPVQTVIRPHKTEYHDFRGYAGRIAGGVIRKGDEVKVLPSGMESIVAKIHLLDQEVEEAFAGQSVAIELEDDIDIGRGDVIAKVENTPESIQDVDAMLCWMGDSPMNPAKKYTLMYNGNEVMCKVKRLVHEIDVNTFHVNEESSKLEKNGIGRVNLRLAKPIAADPYSKNRNTGSFIIVEEGSNATVAAGMIR is encoded by the coding sequence ATGTCACAAGTAAACACATACCTAAACCGCGATCTCCTTCGCTTTTCCACCGCCGGCTCCGTCGACGACGGAAAATCAACCCTAATCGGTAGATTACTATTCGATTCTAAATCCATCTTCCAGGATCAATTAGATTCTATAGAAAATACCTCGAAGAAGAAAGGCTTGGAGCATATTGATCTTTCTTTGTTAACCGACGGGTTAAAAGATGAACGTGAGCAAGGAATTACTATAGACGTTGCTTACCGTTATTTCTCCACCCCTAAGCGCAAGTTTATCATTGCCGATACGCCTGGGCATATCCAGTATACCCGTAATATGGTTACAGGAGCCAGTACAGCCAATGCGGCAATAATATTAATCGACGCTAGAAATGGGGTAGTGGAGCAAACCAAAAGACACACCTTTATAGCCTCTTTGTTGAATATTCCTCACCTTATTGTTTGTGTAAACAAGATGGATCTTGTGGATTATAAGGAGGAAGCTTATGAAAACATTATTGCTCAATTTAAGGAGCTAGAATCCAAACTGACCATACAAGATATCCGCTTTATACCCATATCAGCATTAGTTGGAGACAATGTAGTCGAAAGGGGAGAGAATATGACCTGGTATCAAGGCTCTACGCTCTTGCATACCTTAGAGAGTTTGCCGGTAAGTAATTATCAAAATTTAAGGGATTTCCGACTTCCTGTTCAAACGGTAATCCGACCACACAAGACCGAATATCACGATTTCCGTGGTTATGCTGGAAGGATAGCTGGTGGGGTAATCCGAAAAGGAGATGAGGTAAAAGTGTTACCATCGGGAATGGAATCAATAGTGGCAAAAATCCACTTGTTAGATCAGGAGGTAGAAGAAGCATTTGCAGGTCAGTCGGTTGCGATAGAATTAGAAGACGACATAGATATAGGCAGGGGAGATGTTATAGCCAAGGTAGAAAATACGCCAGAGAGCATACAAGATGTAGATGCCATGTTGTGTTGGATGGGAGATAGTCCTATGAATCCAGCTAAGAAATACACCCTCATGTACAACGGAAACGAAGTGATGTGCAAGGTAAAGCGTCTGGTTCATGAAATTGACGTAAACACCTTCCACGTAAACGAAGAAAGTAGCAAGCTGGAAAAGAATGGAATTGGCCGTGTAAACTTACGCCTCGCCAAACCCATCGCTGCCGACCCGTATAGTAAAAACCGAAATACAGGCTCTTTCATTATAGTAGAAGAGGGTAGTAATGCTACAGTAGCGGCGGGGATGATCCGTTAA
- a CDS encoding four helix bundle protein, whose protein sequence is MSNNKKVYEYGFEKLEVWQISIQLVTEIYTVTGSFPDAEKFGLVSQLRRAAVSISSNIAEGNGREGKDKARFFQIAFSSLMEVLNQLIIASKLKYIEGERLYEIRTTIDEIANKLNALHRYAKSKS, encoded by the coding sequence GTGAGTAACAACAAAAAAGTATACGAGTATGGATTTGAAAAACTCGAAGTTTGGCAGATAAGTATTCAATTGGTAACTGAAATATATACTGTCACAGGGAGCTTTCCAGATGCGGAGAAATTTGGACTTGTTTCACAATTGCGAAGAGCTGCAGTAAGTATTTCTTCAAATATCGCTGAAGGAAATGGTAGAGAGGGGAAAGATAAAGCTAGATTCTTTCAAATAGCCTTTTCTAGTTTAATGGAAGTTCTCAATCAATTAATAATAGCAAGTAAATTAAAATATATAGAGGGCGAAAGATTGTACGAGATTAGAACAACTATTGACGAAATAGCCAATAAATTAAATGCCTTACATCGCTATGCCAAAAGTAAATCGTAG
- the cysD gene encoding sulfate adenylyltransferase subunit CysD: MYKYNHLRELEAEAVQVIRETFAQFDNPCILFSGGKDSIVLTHLAYKALYPMNLSFPLVHIDTGHNFPETLKFRDKLVEKLSANLIVGSVEESIKSGSVSEETGINASRNRAQSVTLLETIEGNQFDACMGGGRRDEEKARAKERFFSHRDEFGQWDPKNQRPELWHIYNGKKAVGEHFRVFPISNWTEMDIWQYILLENIELPSLYFAHNRDVVNRNGVFLAHSEYLTLREGEKVENKKIRFRTLGDLTITGAVESDADTLEKIVAEVAAVRQTERGGRADDKRSEAAMEERKKEGYF; the protein is encoded by the coding sequence ATGTACAAATACAATCACCTCCGCGAACTAGAAGCCGAAGCAGTTCAAGTAATCCGAGAAACCTTCGCTCAATTCGATAACCCTTGTATTCTATTTTCAGGTGGAAAAGACAGTATCGTACTAACACATTTGGCGTACAAAGCCTTGTATCCAATGAATCTATCTTTTCCATTGGTACATATAGATACGGGGCATAATTTCCCAGAAACCCTGAAGTTTAGAGATAAGTTGGTTGAGAAATTATCCGCTAATCTTATTGTAGGATCCGTTGAGGAGAGTATCAAAAGCGGTTCCGTTTCCGAGGAAACTGGAATTAACGCATCCCGAAATAGAGCACAATCTGTAACTCTTTTAGAAACCATAGAAGGCAATCAATTCGACGCCTGTATGGGAGGGGGGAGAAGAGACGAAGAAAAGGCAAGGGCCAAGGAACGTTTTTTCTCACATCGCGACGAGTTTGGTCAGTGGGATCCAAAAAACCAACGACCAGAGCTTTGGCACATATACAACGGTAAAAAAGCAGTAGGGGAGCATTTTAGAGTATTTCCAATTTCCAACTGGACGGAAATGGATATCTGGCAATACATCCTACTGGAGAATATAGAATTACCAAGCTTGTATTTTGCGCACAACCGCGATGTAGTGAACCGAAACGGGGTGTTTTTAGCACATTCCGAATATCTAACCTTGCGCGAAGGGGAGAAGGTAGAAAATAAAAAAATCCGATTCCGCACCTTGGGTGATCTAACCATTACTGGAGCGGTAGAATCCGACGCCGATACCCTCGAAAAAATCGTAGCCGAAGTAGCTGCAGTCCGCCAAACCGAACGCGGCGGCCGCGCCGACGACAAACGCTCCGAAGCCGCAATGGAAGAGCGTAAGAAGGAAGGGTACTTCTAG
- a CDS encoding four helix bundle protein, translated as MSSHKNLRVYQESMDYVTKIYEITKTYPNSELFGLTSQTRRACVSIPLNISEGASRGSTKDFCRFLRYSLSSTSEIDTALTIAKNIELIDEKQLNELIIDLVSLRKKLMALINSLEKKLSG; from the coding sequence ATGAGTTCCCACAAAAACTTACGGGTTTACCAAGAATCCATGGATTACGTAACCAAGATTTACGAGATAACTAAAACTTATCCTAACTCAGAGCTGTTCGGATTAACCAGCCAAACTAGGCGTGCCTGTGTCTCTATTCCACTGAATATTTCCGAAGGAGCAAGTCGAGGATCCACTAAAGATTTTTGCCGGTTTCTACGATATTCTCTTAGTTCTACGTCCGAAATAGATACTGCCCTAACCATTGCTAAAAACATCGAACTCATAGACGAGAAGCAATTAAATGAATTGATAATTGATCTGGTTTCATTACGAAAGAAGCTCATGGCCTTAATTAATAGTCTTGAGAAAAAGTTGAGTGGTTAG
- the cysC gene encoding adenylyl-sulfate kinase yields MIDLFVKFKKDPSLKRHIAKTISWRVVGTIDTMVLGWIVTGNPMSGVKIGGLEVFTKIILYFFHERIWYRTNFGVKKRRFQTMVDNVIRHPFKIDEEKRQVHKKHKSMVLWFCGLSGSGKSTIANSLEEKLYELKVHTFALDGDNTRLGINKDLDFTDAGRKENIRRVSEIAKLFADSGIVVLCSFISPFEADRQMAREIVGDDRFFEIFVDTPLEVCEQRDVKGLYKKARSGELKNFTGIDSPFERPQNPELHINTEGKSIDQSVEEILEVVRREIALSEEG; encoded by the coding sequence ATGATCGATTTATTTGTAAAGTTCAAAAAGGATCCGTCCTTAAAACGACATATAGCCAAGACCATTTCATGGCGTGTGGTGGGAACCATAGATACTATGGTTTTAGGATGGATAGTTACCGGAAACCCCATGTCGGGAGTGAAAATTGGTGGCCTCGAAGTTTTTACCAAAATCATTCTCTATTTTTTTCACGAAAGGATTTGGTACCGAACTAATTTTGGAGTTAAGAAAAGAAGATTTCAAACCATGGTAGACAACGTAATTCGCCACCCATTTAAAATAGACGAAGAAAAAAGACAGGTCCATAAAAAGCACAAGTCTATGGTACTTTGGTTTTGCGGTTTGAGTGGATCGGGTAAGTCTACCATAGCCAATTCTTTGGAGGAAAAATTGTACGAACTAAAGGTGCATACCTTTGCGTTGGACGGAGACAATACCCGTTTGGGAATAAATAAAGACCTGGATTTTACCGATGCAGGTAGAAAAGAAAATATTCGTCGGGTATCGGAAATTGCAAAATTGTTTGCCGACTCCGGAATTGTGGTGTTGTGCAGTTTCATTTCCCCTTTCGAGGCGGATAGACAAATGGCTCGCGAAATAGTAGGGGACGACAGATTTTTCGAAATCTTTGTGGATACACCATTAGAAGTGTGTGAGCAAAGAGATGTAAAAGGCCTTTACAAAAAAGCTCGATCAGGTGAGTTAAAAAACTTCACCGGAATAGACTCCCCCTTCGAAAGACCCCAAAATCCAGAACTTCATATCAACACCGAAGGTAAATCCATAGACCAAAGTGTGGAGGAAATACTGGAGGTGGTTAGGAGAGAGATTGCGCTATCGGAGGAAGGTTAG
- a CDS encoding ArsR family transcriptional regulator — MIEALITSKTRLKILLKFFLNPGNKAYLRSLENEFEESTNGIRKELNRLEEAKMLSSELDGNKKFYTVNTQHPLYNEINQLVRKHVGLDVLVEKVTSKLGGLESVFLLGKLADGIDCDEVEIAVIGDVIETELTKLIKTAQHLLNKTISYTVYASIYDAQPILKSEANLLLWHKE, encoded by the coding sequence GTGATCGAGGCACTTATTACTTCTAAAACCCGACTTAAAATTCTGCTTAAGTTCTTTCTCAACCCTGGGAACAAAGCGTACTTGCGCTCCCTCGAGAATGAGTTTGAAGAAAGTACTAATGGCATACGCAAGGAGTTAAATCGTTTGGAAGAGGCCAAAATGTTGTCCTCAGAGCTCGATGGAAACAAGAAATTCTACACTGTAAATACCCAACATCCGTTGTATAACGAGATTAATCAGCTGGTGCGCAAACATGTTGGTTTAGATGTGTTGGTAGAAAAGGTAACCAGTAAGCTGGGCGGATTGGAAAGTGTATTCCTCCTCGGGAAACTCGCAGATGGTATTGATTGCGATGAGGTGGAAATAGCAGTAATTGGAGATGTTATAGAGACCGAACTCACGAAGTTGATTAAAACAGCTCAACATCTGCTTAATAAAACCATTTCCTACACGGTGTATGCATCCATATACGATGCACAACCCATACTTAAAAGTGAAGCTAACTTATTGCTCTGGCATAAGGAATGA
- a CDS encoding UpxY family transcription antiterminator has translation MSNPSQNDNKQWMAVYVRSRNEKKVQLRLEMQGIEAYAPVQEVKRQWSDRVKKVKIPVIPSYVFVRTDERERQKILQDPAVMNFVFWLGKPAIIRDEEINRIKFILKEKDLDEEIKFEQLQAGDNVEIKSGAFSGEIAEVLEDRKSEVTVILKSLGVKLTVSKIVL, from the coding sequence ATGAGTAACCCGAGTCAGAATGATAACAAGCAATGGATGGCGGTGTATGTACGCTCTCGAAATGAGAAAAAAGTACAGCTTCGATTAGAGATGCAAGGTATAGAAGCCTATGCTCCCGTACAAGAAGTAAAACGCCAGTGGAGCGATCGAGTTAAAAAGGTAAAGATCCCAGTAATTCCATCTTATGTTTTTGTTCGGACAGATGAGCGAGAGCGCCAAAAAATATTGCAGGACCCGGCCGTTATGAATTTCGTTTTTTGGCTGGGAAAACCAGCCATTATTCGTGATGAAGAAATAAATAGAATCAAGTTTATTTTAAAGGAAAAGGACTTAGACGAGGAAATAAAATTTGAGCAACTCCAAGCTGGGGATAACGTTGAAATTAAATCCGGGGCTTTTTCAGGTGAAATTGCGGAGGTATTGGAAGACCGAAAAAGTGAAGTAACAGTGATCCTAAAGAGCCTGGGTGTAAAATTGACTGTATCTAAAATTGTTTTATAA
- the cysQ gene encoding 3'(2'),5'-bisphosphate nucleotidase CysQ yields the protein MTNIQLIEIAKKAAKAAGKEIIEIYETGDFSIEAKEDNSPLTIADQAAHNIIIQHLKETNLPVLSEEGRDIPYSERSAWNKFWMVDPLDGTKEFIKKNGEFTVNIALIENQKPIHGVVYAPVLDKMYFTTDGGASMLEGEVETKLNSNPYEEIKNIVASRSHKSPETEEVLAKYPNAKVLSMGSSLKFMLLAEGKAQLYPRFAPTMEWDTAAAHAVLSALNYSVKNPEGQELRYNKENLLNPFFVAKGMKG from the coding sequence ATGACAAACATTCAACTAATAGAAATTGCTAAAAAGGCCGCAAAGGCAGCAGGTAAAGAAATCATAGAAATCTATGAAACTGGTGACTTTTCTATAGAAGCAAAGGAAGATAACTCTCCATTAACCATCGCAGATCAGGCCGCGCACAATATTATTATTCAACATTTAAAAGAAACAAATCTTCCCGTTTTAAGTGAGGAGGGTCGTGATATTCCGTATTCAGAGCGAAGTGCATGGAATAAATTTTGGATGGTAGATCCTTTGGATGGAACAAAAGAGTTTATAAAAAAGAATGGTGAGTTTACGGTAAACATTGCCTTAATCGAAAATCAAAAGCCGATTCACGGAGTGGTTTACGCACCGGTGTTGGATAAAATGTATTTCACTACCGATGGTGGCGCATCTATGCTAGAAGGAGAGGTTGAGACTAAATTGAACTCGAATCCGTATGAAGAAATTAAAAACATCGTAGCCTCTCGTTCACACAAATCTCCAGAAACAGAGGAAGTTTTGGCAAAATACCCCAATGCCAAGGTGCTTTCAATGGGCTCCTCCCTAAAGTTTATGCTACTCGCTGAAGGAAAAGCGCAGTTATATCCCCGATTTGCCCCTACCATGGAATGGGATACTGCTGCTGCTCATGCTGTTTTGAGTGCTTTAAATTACTCCGTTAAAAATCCAGAAGGCCAAGAATTACGATACAACAAAGAAAACTTGTTGAATCCATTTTTTGTGGCGAAAGGGATGAAGGGATGA
- a CDS encoding glycosyltransferase produces MHISVVIPVFKAKPYLKELVFRLEKALRGLWVDYELIFIEDCSEDGTLELASDLALNIPELQIHPNEENIGQHPSILKGLKLAKGDWVVVMDCDLQEHPEDISRLLKKALEGFEIVLAQRKRLASNRKKAISSALFYRLMRGFGYIHNPEIANFGIYSNEVISEVLKMTKPDFFPLRIAKSTRKKTAIYVDYTETKTSTYTLAKRFKLGASIFWQQWR; encoded by the coding sequence ATGCATATCTCAGTAGTAATACCTGTATTTAAAGCAAAGCCATACCTGAAAGAATTGGTTTTCCGTTTGGAAAAGGCGCTTAGGGGGTTATGGGTTGATTACGAACTGATTTTTATTGAGGATTGCAGTGAGGATGGAACTTTAGAATTGGCAAGTGATTTGGCATTAAATATTCCCGAACTGCAAATCCATCCCAATGAAGAAAATATAGGTCAGCACCCTTCTATTTTAAAAGGTTTAAAACTAGCCAAGGGGGATTGGGTGGTAGTAATGGATTGTGATTTACAAGAACACCCAGAAGATATTTCCCGCTTACTTAAAAAGGCCTTGGAAGGATTTGAAATTGTCTTAGCCCAAAGAAAGCGACTTGCTTCCAACCGTAAAAAAGCGATAAGCTCAGCCCTTTTTTATAGATTAATGAGAGGGTTTGGATATATCCATAATCCTGAAATAGCCAATTTTGGTATTTATTCTAACGAGGTGATTTCGGAAGTTTTGAAAATGACAAAACCTGATTTTTTCCCTTTACGAATAGCAAAGTCCACCAGAAAAAAAACAGCTATATATGTGGATTATACCGAGACAAAAACATCAACATATACTTTAGCAAAGCGTTTTAAATTGGGCGCTTCTATTTTTTGGCAGCAATGGAGGTAA
- a CDS encoding GNAT family N-acetyltransferase — MEVKALAWDSVFFGFPVGMVDYSNLPVNIGNGKSTKEFQLIYNTHPHISPPFGYTESYQGGKVTFQKEIHHPSLPILHKDFCLSTRKPSTQDYNLKRSLQELYFLAGHRSRFKLDQEIGDLNFKRLYTHWLNESFSGKMGDTVYQLIYKEKLVGVLSLKKTANTTSISIIAVHPKFQGQEIGTTLIRFAEIWGEIQGCTSLEVNTQTCNTKSIALYKKCGFSIKNQINVQHFWKK; from the coding sequence ATGGAGGTAAAAGCATTAGCTTGGGATAGTGTTTTTTTTGGTTTTCCGGTTGGAATGGTTGATTATTCAAATCTACCTGTCAACATTGGCAATGGTAAATCTACCAAAGAGTTTCAATTAATTTATAATACCCACCCTCATATTAGTCCTCCATTTGGTTATACTGAAAGCTACCAAGGGGGTAAAGTCACTTTCCAAAAGGAAATACATCACCCCTCCTTACCTATCTTACATAAAGATTTTTGTTTAAGTACACGAAAACCTAGTACGCAAGATTATAATTTAAAAAGATCACTTCAGGAACTTTACTTTTTAGCTGGACACCGCAGTCGTTTTAAACTGGACCAAGAAATTGGCGATTTAAATTTTAAGCGCCTATACACCCATTGGTTAAATGAGTCTTTCAGTGGAAAAATGGGCGATACCGTATATCAGTTAATTTATAAGGAGAAATTAGTGGGTGTGCTTTCCCTTAAAAAAACAGCTAACACAACAAGTATTAGCATAATTGCCGTCCATCCGAAATTCCAAGGCCAGGAAATTGGTACCACGCTTATTAGATTTGCAGAAATTTGGGGAGAAATTCAAGGATGCACGTCATTGGAAGTGAACACCCAAACTTGCAATACTAAATCGATTGCACTATATAAAAAGTGTGGTTTCAGCATTAAAAATCAAATAAACGTTCAACACTTTTGGAAGAAATAG
- the rffA gene encoding dTDP-4-amino-4,6-dideoxygalactose transaminase: MEEIGLSKYSPIPLTKSYTPKNGLKYVSRVLGSGHTGGNGFYTQKCHNWFKENFGFKNCWLTSSCTDALEMSALLLEIKAGDEVIIPSYNFPSAANAFLLRGAKVVYISSSACKPNMDIAEFKAAITPKTKAVILLHYAGFADNLSSILSTAKKHGIAVVEDAAHALGAQYEDQWLGSFGDIACFSFHQTKNISCGEGGLIVVNKPELCEKADEIWQMGTNRAAYQRGEVNRYSWKRIGSSFLPSELNAALLLANLEHFQEIQKKRHEVWNRYYQELRGLPKSLIGLPSIPSKNMHSAHIFYIILPTEKLRNKAIKKLKQAGVQSAPHYSYLHIEALQQKEIIAFNNSPGIDFERQLLRLPIYPDLSIAEQKRIISCIHEFVYEIEN; this comes from the coding sequence TTGGAAGAAATAGGCCTCAGTAAATATTCACCTATACCACTAACAAAAAGCTATACCCCCAAAAATGGCTTGAAATATGTTAGCAGGGTTTTAGGGTCTGGACATACTGGAGGAAACGGATTTTACACTCAAAAGTGTCATAATTGGTTTAAGGAAAATTTTGGCTTTAAAAACTGCTGGCTTACCAGCTCTTGTACCGATGCCCTTGAGATGTCGGCCCTTTTATTGGAAATAAAGGCTGGGGATGAAGTTATTATTCCGAGCTACAACTTTCCGAGTGCCGCAAATGCTTTTTTATTAAGAGGTGCAAAGGTGGTTTATATTTCTAGTTCGGCATGTAAACCCAATATGGACATAGCAGAATTTAAAGCAGCAATAACGCCAAAAACCAAAGCTGTTATTTTGTTGCACTACGCTGGCTTTGCAGATAATTTAAGTTCGATTTTGAGCACAGCGAAAAAACATGGTATTGCGGTGGTAGAAGATGCTGCACATGCCTTAGGTGCACAATATGAAGACCAGTGGCTGGGTAGTTTTGGAGATATAGCTTGCTTTTCTTTTCACCAAACCAAAAACATTTCCTGTGGCGAGGGAGGACTAATAGTAGTTAACAAGCCAGAACTGTGTGAAAAGGCCGATGAAATTTGGCAGATGGGCACCAATAGAGCCGCCTATCAACGTGGAGAGGTTAATAGATATAGTTGGAAAAGAATAGGATCGTCCTTCTTACCCTCGGAGCTAAATGCTGCGCTTCTACTGGCCAATTTGGAGCATTTCCAAGAAATCCAGAAAAAGCGGCACGAAGTCTGGAACCGATATTATCAAGAATTAAGGGGCCTGCCTAAGTCGCTAATCGGCTTACCCAGTATCCCCTCCAAAAATATGCACAGTGCCCATATTTTTTACATTATACTGCCAACGGAAAAGCTTAGAAATAAAGCAATAAAAAAACTAAAGCAAGCAGGTGTACAATCTGCTCCGCACTACTCTTATTTGCACATAGAAGCCCTTCAACAAAAAGAAATAATCGCCTTTAACAACAGCCCCGGAATAGATTTTGAGCGGCAGTTGTTGCGTTTACCTATATATCCGGACCTTTCGATTGCAGAGCAAAAAAGAATAATCTCTTGTATTCATGAATTCGTTTACGAGATCGAAAATTGA